The DNA window TGTGGCCTATCGTGCTTCTTGAAGTCTCACGGCTACATCATCTTGTCCTTCATTGTCTCCTGCGATCGCGGTTGTTGGCGATGTGTCGGCGATTCAGCCCGATCTCATCTAGCAGAACTCCGCTGGCCATACCTGATCATTTCAATTCCTCCTTACTGCTCGAGGTAGTTCATGTCCTCTTTTGGCTTCTTGATTCGGTGCTTCTCTTCACTAGACTctgatgccactcatcttcatcattcgcAATCCGCCCTTTATTACGTGTTACATCTGCGTGATAGTACCCTCCTCTCTATTTTTCATCTCTAGCcattttcttctactttctttTCATTCCCTCGTCTCTCATGTTCCTTGTTTATCCATAAACCCTCGTATATACATTAGTCGACTCTCGATTATGGTTATCAGGTTAGTGACCGTATCTCATATCGTAGTGCGGGATCACGAGTGGGACTGATGATTGCGCTGGCCGCCTCATAATGGAAGTCTATGTGTTGGATACTCTTCATCTATCATCTTGACTAAGAGCGTTTTCTTGACTGTCATGCTACCGTTTTATCTCATCATATGTGGCATCTCGTCTTGGTCATTGTGTCCCTCTCAAATGCATCATCTTTTGTTAGTCTTGGCGTCTTGAGGGCTATCTCTCTTTCCTCCCGATGTTATGCGTATTGGCTACGTAAGCTTGATATGCAACTCCAGCGTCCTTATCCTGATGGTGTATCTTAGACTCTCGctccttttgaacttattcattctgatgtttggggtcccgctCCTTTTGTTTCTAAAGGAGATAACagctattatgttatttttattaatgactACATCTCGCTTTACTTGGATCTACTTTATGCATAATCGTGATGGGTTTGATTGTCTATTTATCAATCTTTTATAGCCATGGTTCACACGCAATTTACTGCCTCAGTCAAGATCTTTCAATCTGACTCGGGTGGTGAATAGCATTTCTCGAGCTTTTTAGGTGCTCTTTTATCTTACAAGGCACCTTGCCTCAGTATCTTGTCCTAGGGCTCGTCCTCGGAATGGGGTAGCTGAATGCaagcatcgtcatatcttagagaTGGCTggtgctcttcttcttggtgcttttctCCTCTCCTTATTTTTGGGTCGATCTTTGTTAATGCGGTACATTTTATCTAATTAACCTTCAgcctttctctcttcttcatgatcacgcAGCAGGAGAATGTCTTCATGGACACCTCAGCTATGATCATCTTCGATGTTTTGGTTGTCATTGTTTTGTTTACTCTCACCTCGGGAGCTGGACCAAGCTCACACCGATCAAAGTCTCTTGTGTTTTTACGGGATATAgtcttgagcataaaggttatcgttgcTATGATCCTAGTACCCGTCGTGATCAGTATCTCCGAGATGTCCGCGTTTGATGAGGCCACCCCCTTTTAtatctctccttcttctactgAGTCTCCCTCTCCTTCGGttcctctctcttttcttttccatcCCTTTTCTCCTACAGATACTTCCCCCATGCCTTCTGCTCCTCCTTTCCTCACTTCTCCAGAGCTTCTTAGTCACTCCTCTCTTGATCCTCCTTCTCCACTACCTCTTCTACTTCACTCCCTCCTGCTCACCCGCCAGTTCGTTTATTTTACCATCGTCGAGATCCCACTGTGACTCCACCAGTGTCGGTCCTCTCTGACGCCTCTCCTACTATTGATCCAGCTCCTGAGGTATCCTCTCCTCCTTACTCTTTACGAGATCGCTCCACTTTACATCCACCTGTTCGTTATGTTTCTTCTAGCACTAGTCTCTCAGATGTCATTGAGCGAGGTACCTGCTGGAAGCCGGTTCGATCCCCCAGTGGCGGACTGCCATAGCtgaggagcttgatgccttGACTCGGACTCACACATGGGATATTGTCCCTTTCCCTGCCCATGCCATTCCGATTACTTGTCGCTGGATTTATCGGGTGAAGACCCATTCTGATGGAtctctcgagcgctataaagcgcgtcttgttgctcgcgtctttcagcaggagtatggtcgtgactatgaggagacttttgccccCTTGGCGCACATGCACACTGTTCGTACATTAGTTGCTGTCGCCGCTATTCGTCGATGGGTTCTTCATCGCCTGATGTGAAGAAcgcctttcttcatggggaccgAAGGAGGAGGTCTATGACTCCTCTCTGGGCCTTGGTGCCTCCAGGATCTCGCTTTGTCACCTTCTGTCgagctctctatggtctcaagcaGGCTCCTCGTGCAGTTTGAGAGGTTCAAAGACGCATTATTGAGTCACTTGGATTTACCCTCGAGCATCCATGATCCGCGAGCCTTTATTCATTCTTCACCTCGTGGCCAGACCATTCTTCTTCTGTATGTGAATGATATGATTCTTACTGGTGATGATTCTACTCATATTACTTTTGTGAAACAGAAACTATGTGAGACCTTTTTGATGACTGATCTAGGTCCGCTTTATTATTTTCTGGGTatcgagatcacatctcatcCTGATGGCTATCAACTATCTCAGCATCGTTACATTCTTGATCTTCTTGCTCGCCTCCGGCTTGGGCTGATACTCTAGACTGCcgctacaccgatggagttaCATTTTGCGACCGTCTGCTTTCCGATGGGCTCCCTTATCGGATCCCTACTACGCTATCGGCATCTTGTTGGTAGCTTGGTATATCTTGTTGTTACACGCTCCCGACATTTCTCATGCTGTGCACATTCTCGTCCGGTGTTTGTTGCGGCTCTCACCTCGTCTCATTATGGACATCTTCTTCGATCTTCACGATATCTTCGTAGCAGCATGCCTCGTGGTTTGTTCTATTCACACCAGCCCTCTCTTGACCCACAGCCTGATCtcgatgctacttgggccagCCCCATGATGATCG is part of the Dioscorea cayenensis subsp. rotundata cultivar TDr96_F1 unplaced genomic scaffold, TDr96_F1_v2_PseudoChromosome.rev07_lg8_w22 25.fasta BLBR01000939.1, whole genome shotgun sequence genome and encodes:
- the LOC120255309 gene encoding uncharacterized protein LOC120255309; translated protein: MELHFATVCFPMGSLIGSLLRYRHLVGSLVYLVVTRSRHFSCCAHSRPVFVAALTSSHYGHLLRSSRYLRSSMPRGLFYSHQPSLDPQPDLDATWASPMMIGSLSSAHYKRCFWIRSIPEDFGVPIHSPIPILLRDATEPFRLRYDPVKHESTKHIGVDAHFTALSCPSSYAVPPLSSHEVLAMWEH